The Maniola jurtina chromosome 25, ilManJurt1.1, whole genome shotgun sequence genomic sequence agtcaaatatcgattttattaagctaCCGTCAATGAATCCTATATAATTTCCAACAATTCATTGTGAACGAAAAACTACTTCATAAtgtaggtagtttttaaaacatttgcagtttttgttacattcagcgccacaaaaaccacagttggttttacctggcactgagttaattaataatagctatacaatataaataattataccagcataaagccaaattggtaatgtaggtacatagtacttaatcttGTGGGTAGGTAAGGACAATGTGCAGCGCGACGTGCAACGTCGTGAACATTCAcgtcattcatatttttaaatgctattattttctatggaaagaaatgttgaaatagttattgttttaaaaagctaatgctatttataatttaatataaaaggtatcccggtagtaccggtgcttccgtttcatttacttttagattcttGCAGGGTAGaagtacataattgattacatgaaaggaaaaggttcagataccagttttcagattaatcGAGCCTATTGAAAGTGAACAAATTTATAGCTTATCaaatgatgtaaaactttcATGCCTATCCACCTACCACGATAAATATATTATCTCTCACGATATGTTGATAATTTGACCGGCTTTCATGAACTAAACCCGTGGTAGATGCCTTTTACGAGTTAACAGAACTGgtataagtctaattgaataaaaacattttgaatttgaatttgaattaatgGACAACGGTATTAGAGTTACCTAAGAGAAGTGAAAGTGTAAGGCTCGAAGAAATGTTAAAAAGTTCCTACCTTCTACCTTCTGAAAATCTACCTTCGCCGCGCAGGCGTATTTTTGAAAACAGAATGGCTTTTCGTGGGAGTTTACATGGCAGTGGTTTTGGTCATTTAAGAATCTAGCttcgcctcgcaggcgcagcttaaaaattaaatgcctcctcgcgggagtgcatggaccatttaaaaacctagatccacttCGCAGGCgaagcttagaaattaaatgcctcctcgcgggagtgcatgagccatttttaaaaaaacctagatccacctcgcaggtgcaacttagaaattaaatgcctcctcgcaggagtgcatgggccatttaataagctaactacgcctcgcaggcgcagtgtaaaagccaagtaagcaactcctcgcgggagtgtgcaTGACATGTTACTCGTATGGTCTCAACTCTCAGTGGCATATCAATCAGTCGCTCTTGGGCGCCACTGATATTTATGCTAAGGTTTACGCTCCGTTATACCTGTTTTTTCGTCGAAACCTCCTTTGGTTCGTCTTGGTTGAGGGAAAATATCTGAAGAACTTTAGCTCAATTTCACAGGTACAGGCTTATGACCTAATGTTTTGTTCgattaaaaatctagctacgCCTCGCAGGCACAGTTGAACTACGCAGGCTGGTCAGCACACCTCATGCATTTATGTTTGTAATGGTCCATGCCTACTTGCCCTTGCAGGGTAGTCGTTGCTAGGAGCACAGCTGCTCTCGTTTTCAGTCAcgacgtaaataattttatggtctTTTGCATGACCTTATTAAGGAAAGTATGGGTTCAAAGCGATACCGAAtgcaaatatattgatataaatttcagaggccacttgcgtcgcgttacaaacaaattgggaaaagtaaaagctccgaaattacacataatataaatatattcttatatctcataaagcgtatcgcataccgctttttacaagctcccgatatttttaatgggagTCATCCAAATATCGCAGTCCTATTGCCATAGATTGACATCTACAGTGTGTACAGTGGGCAATGCAATCATTTTTAATTGGCTGTCGCTCTCTTGCTGCTGGCTAATTACAGCAAGTATTAAGATTATAACAATGTGTTATTCACATCTCTCAAGCTAAAGGAGCCATACTTCTGACCAAGTAAAGGTGCctataaataacatgaaaagAAAGCCAACATAgcaacttattatttttatgtggaaaacttaattctatcattacacgctaattcaatggatacgttaacctaaattcattatcatgataaacgCATCACCAGCttactacagagcacggctgtcttcactaaatgagaagggttaaatagtttgaattataataatattttttactatttacaactaACCTAATGACTCTATACTCGTCATAATATATCGTTGTGGTCTACATGAGCATGCCCAGTGATCAACTGATCAGGTAGATTTGTTCAGTGACTGACATGAACGTGCGAACCTCGTGCGTGAGTGGCGCCCGCTGCAGTACGCGAGTGCGAGTGCATGTTTGCGCCAGCAGTGGCGGCTTGCATCCACGTGACCCACTCTTTCGGCTCTCGAAACTGTATTTTCTGAAGAATAGCAGGTTTTTGCACCTTCCCTCATATTATTGATCTGCATGAAGCGAAGGATTTGAGATGATGGTATCAGAATCTCCTTTCTTCCATCTACATGCCTTTTGCAGCTTATTCTCTCACAAACAACGTTGCATGGACATCGCGTGTCGTGCTTGATTGGGCAGACTTCTCTTTGTCGAGCCTTGGACCAAACCGATGCATTCCAGGAGAAATTTCCGGTTATTGtaagtttcaatcaatcaatatatttttgatgtaaatgcaTGTATGCTAAGTGCAATGCATTTAATGGAAAAGTCAACAAGGAtgttagagtttatttaaaagtatcaccTCATTTCCAAGGTCATGGTCAGCTTTTTCGTCTGGCATGGACTTATGACAGAAGAGGACGCAATCTGCTCCTCGCTTGGCATCGTGGCCACCagattactattatcattatttattatttataatagactaagcagctttcgctgattcGTCTATATCAGAGGTACTTCGAGTTTTTCcgaatgtttgtttaatgttttcttgaactggttaacagagcttgtcataaccacatccttgggcaatttattccaaATGTGACCGACTTTGTGGGTCAGAAAGTTTTTTAATGGATTTGACAATGATAATTGACATGTAGCTTCATATCATGTCCCCTAAATCTAAGATTGCTCCTTCTCAGAAACATGCTTTCAAAGTTGGgacatttaatagttatttagtattttgtacgtttcaatcctggatcatagtctaatacattttcagttttgcaACAAAACAACGGTCATGCCGACTATGTTTCTAGACTTGGCATTCCTCGGATTTAGCATTTGCTAACCGCATACTCGTATGGCGGAGAAAGACCTTAGAATGAAATGCTAGATTTATTCGCACCTAGCCGTGAACGGTGtagcaaaactttttaaaattgtgCTGCTATCTCATTCTATAATCTTAAACAAGATAGCCTTCTtacatggaaaatttaatgttaactgttaaaatcgttttccagttcaaagtcacatgacaaaaaatttcatatgctctgctcgtggcagaagattcatggttatacttttaaaataaaacaacccctttatttttcaaaattttggttCAGAAACTGATTCAGtggacaaaaattttcaaatctaACGAATTTCTATAttcgaataataactttgatccagcctgatgtatcagaacttaagatctgtttagggggtgtgatttaatttcatagttattcgTAATTGTAACATGGTTATTAATTCTGAGTGAATTAGATCTGTGTGCAAGGATGCTACAAGAAGCATTAACACAATACCTTACCTTGTATATGTTATAAGTGGGCTGTAATTCTAAAATCTACGACATCTTCTATGATGTCGCTGGATTTAATAGTCATGTGTAGGTCTGGATCGTAAAAGTTCCAGGAGCAAGGTATGTCCGACGCTGGAACGATATCAGTCCAATCAAAGATGTCAAAGGAACAGGTTAAGACAGTTTTATTGTACAGTTCGTTCGGATACTATTGTGCAAGGAATGAATTTTCGTACCGAATCAGCTTACCGTGCCCCTGACTATGTCCTGATCCTCGACACGGGCTATTTGGGTAACATTACCATAAAACTTTCAATAAATTGAAACTGTGAGAATATTCCTTGTTTTTACCAGTAAAATATCCACTTTTATGATTGAACTTGGTCAatttcttttcatatcttttgtgaattgtacGAGCATTGCTGACTGTCTTCAAGTCAGCGTAGTTAAACATTGTTGTCatgaattattcaaagtagtacttacctaccttgtctttgtcacttttCGATGGTCAATTTTTGGGTTCTTatgatgatgtaatggtgatacttaattacgtaaacttaaaaacgaaagctacgagggttcgaaATGCGCCCAGGCATGGGAAAGGCTCACAAGGCTCAGCTGGGTAGTTCCCTGTTCTTTgaattatcaccacttcacaaaattattaatatttaataataacaaatcttTATTGACTTCACATAATGTAGTGTTTACAAGCTATCGGAGTTGTTAAGAAACTCATTcttaagctttcttatcatttaaataatcctttacattgtgaTAGGATTCCAATAAGTttcgttttatgaaactttaagcttgttgaaaaacgtctccaaaaggtttttgttccgttattgttttgttttgtttgaaaagtgtctttattatcaaatatatacacagtttatgtcccggtaacacacacaggataaacacaaaataataaatctaacacAGTTTGACAAGCTATACACGCCCCTTTCAAACTTACCAATATCATAGTTAACACTCCATTCACATCATAAATACATCACAATAGgttaaaatactaaatatgCAAACCTTAGTACACGGTTAACACTTCtacacatattttattacatttaaagctctaaattctaaattatcATAAATACAAAACATAGTTAACTTTACTaatcactatttttatttttattcatcgcTAGATGAGGGTAAGGCGCGGGACTAGTGATTCACCGCGCGGTGACTCAAAGATCACGTTCAAGCGTTCAATACATAGTGATGTGGGAGACGGTATCGATTGTACTTATCGATGTATGATAAGTCTTTCGACCGGCTCCTACCAATTGCGTTCACAAGcaaatttttatgtttaatgttAGTAACAAGATAAAACTTTCTGGAttgctttaaaataaatgtttttaatgtaggtaattTTATACGGTTATGTAATGAAGAAAGATTTGCGCGAAATGGCGTATTATAAGCTGATTTTAGTGCTTTATTTTGCACTACTTGTAGTTTTGTATAATTCGAGTTACATGTACTGCTCCATACTGGGCACGCGTAAGTAATACAGGGTCTAATCAGAGATGTATAAAGTTTAAGTTTAATGTTAGGACTTAGGTTTGATTTCCGTTTTATTAGTGAATGGATTGCACTCAAAGCTTTGAAACCTTTCACTTTTAGGTTTGCTAGGTGTTCGCTCcagtttaattttttgtcaAGAGTGACGCCTAAATACTTCACGGATTTAGTCCACGGGATCTCGTGACcggcaattttaatttttctcctCGGGACCTTACGGCTTCTTGTGAAGAGTATTGCTTCTGTTTTACTGTcgtttagtttcaatttccatGTGGTGAAATAGTCGCTTAACCCTTGTATGGCCCATTGAAGTCTGCTAATAATTATATCCACATCTTTGGATGATGTGTAAGATGCAGTGTCATCAGCGTAACATGCCAGGTGTGTCCAAGGTTGTATAGGAATATCATTCACATAGATGAGAAAAAGTAAGGGACCGAGGATAGAGCCCTGGGGAACACCAGCCGTTACTATCCTTGGAGTAGAGTGATATCCACCAATATGAACACTAAAACTACGACTTTCGAGGTACGATGACACTAATTTGGTCAGACTAGGTGGAAAACTTTGCATGTGCATCTTATAGAGAAGTCCCTTGTGCCAGACTGTGTCAAAAGCCTTTTCTAGGTCCAAAAGAAGCATTCCAGTTGAACAACCAAGGTTTAAGTTATGAGCTATGTGTTCAGCTACTCTGGCGAGCTGCTGAACAGTAGAGTGGTGTTTTTTAAATCCAAACTgttcattaataataatgtctTCAGCAGTACGGCATAATAGCTTATGGATAACTTTTTCAAACAATTTGCCCATGTTCCGTTATTGCTtcgaaattaaaatctttaaaacattataatattgagcgcgccaagatagatcttggaatgactaagcattgtgccagaagacagtttttaataactacgttttatcaccatagctgggcattaactcattaatcccttcatcattaattaatgaagtcaacatttcggcTAACAATAAGTCATTACAAGTCCTGGTCTGGTTCAAAGTGTCCTAGCTACAGCCGCCCAACGCAGGTTGTAGAGAGTTTTCCTTTATAGCTTtttcatgcttagtttaaaataaacttctaattctaataataggaagaatggctgctagtcaaatcagcgactttttatcgtgtattatagaagcaagcgttattttgcggaagtccatgatatgcaaggaaccaaaagcttaatttgctataatttatttttgacagtggCATCATCCCGATTCtgtagaatgataaaacaaagagtaagaaggaaatacctaaacaatgatgaattgtttatttatgagtttcaaattaaaactttcttctgttctggtgagaactgtacgaacttttctaaatagcaaagctatgagccaagaaaaggacatggaactaaagaaactagactgttctgggaagatttttcctggtcatagtgaaaatagttattttaaacaaaggaacctttccattttaaattcgctCCAGGGCATGTTTTGCGCATgtactaagttacttatttttacccagGATTGTTCATTGTCATTAAATTGTTCTTAGTAGATATCTAAGATATCAGATGTCCGAGGATTTCATGCAGGACGGTAATAATTTCAGTATGATTTCGAAACGATTGGGTCAATTGTCTAATGTTGTTGAAATAGCTGTATTTTGACCCAGTTATATGGTTTTTGGTGGTacccatatattatgttattgactcatagagtgagtctaaaatatttaatcaatctTGCAATGGCAATTGTTTTCATGACTAATCACTATCCTAATATTGATGCTGTCTAATTAATAGGTGGACTTTATATGTAAAGAATGtttttacaagtgtttgtgaggtcagccttacctattgactgagtattacacatacaggcacgcatataattttaattgctaaatttattgcctagcttataatagtttgcctgatgtaatacatacacgcgtatatcttttctgttattttgtatgtcgacttgcaaactcattcttaactcgcaatcatgtgaatagtttgttaatgaggatttacaccccgtaatttttcttttctcttttcttagcaagaaaatggctttatttgctcaacatatcagttgtcttatatatatatatgtcacattggcgtcaaagatgttaaatctttgtatggcgcagatcaccaccaccaccaggcgataacaaacacgtctcatattattaagcatcgagtaaggtacagtcaaattaatagacgcgttttacctaccaataaaacgcttattaatttacttaccttactcgatgcttactTTGAATTCTGCCTGGTGATTTTCAACGCAATGAATAAAAATGGAGAACGCGGCCAATTTGGGCCACGCTCCGCACTGCTTGGCGGTGGTGGTagagagagagagggacagcgctatatgatagagcgagatagatgcgttaaggcgggacaaatgacgcctatctcatattattaagcatcgagtaaggtaagtaaattaataagcgttttattggtaggtaaaacgcgtctattaagAAAGTTTTTTGTTAACAATCAGTATttcattgataatattattatagtacataCTTTACACTATTTACAATTAAcaataatgtttaaaaataagaacAATAAAACAGAATATCACAGTATAAATAAGTTTGGGTCAACCCTCTACTTTGTCTTCACTGAATTGAGAAGAAATCCAAGTTAGGGCCCATTTTAGATTAGTAAGCATATACTTCAGCGCCTTAGTCCACTGTTCCTCAGAATTGAACTGTATTTTGATTGAATAAGCATGGGGTGGGGATGCTGTGTCTTCAATTTTCCATTTATCCGTATCTATTCTGTATGGCAAGCAAAACCCTGTATTACCCTTTTCAACTTGCTCTTTGAACTGTTGCAAGCAATCTAAGAAAGCTACCATCGCTGCATCAAACTTTGTATCCCAAAGGAAACGGAATCCAGACGACCCATACAAAGGCAAGACTTTCTGATCTTCCAATATCTCTATATAAGAATGGTTTCCGTACGGCACTAATCTGTATCGTTGGAAATGGAAATTAATTTTCCGTGCTAACGAAGAGAGGAGTAAGACGGTTTGTCCCCACGCTGCATTGATTTCCGACCAATCGACAGGGGCTGTTGGTAACCGACCGAGCCTGAAGTTATTTATAATACCAAATTGCCCTGAATCGGATATATGAAACGTTGCTTTGAATATATTAGTTTTCTTAAGCTTTTCTAATTGAGCTTGTGTGTATGATAGTTGGCATTCATAAAACTTCATCTGGTCTTCAGTAGTCATTAAGTCTTTACGATATCTAGTGTATTCCTTCCAATAAATATCCTGTTCGACTTCCAATCTCTCCTTCTCTTTCTCTTGAACTACTATCTCATCTTTCATAGCCTTTTCCTCCTTCTGTAATGCTGATAACTCTTGTAAGAGTCTGTTCTGTTCTTGTTTCCAGTCATCAAGTTCTTTTTCAAGTCCATCGAGGTTTAAATCCTCTTTATCATCTTCTAACTTCTTTAGATAGTCTGTATAGTCTTTCCATTCGTTCTCAGTGAGTCTTAATTGGTTATCCATTAATTCTAGTAATGTATCAGTGCATTCATCACATAGAGGATGGTCTACGTCTGAATTGTTTGACAATAAGTCGAATAAAGTGGCTTTAACATGCAATTGGTGGCCTAGAGACGTTGTTTCCCACCCGTCTGAGATAACCATGAAACCGTTAGCTCCATTACCAGATTCGGACATCCGAAACGGAGGTACATAGTGTTCTAAACTCGATGATTGTAAATCTAAATCTGCCTCAGTGTTCCTTCGGATTTGTAGGGTCAAATCAGCTATAGTGTGCTCACCCAGGTTGTTCAAAGATTCATCCAGCTTCAAAGGTTGCAAACATCGCTGGCAAGAGAAACTTACGAAGGATTTCGTATCACTCATCTTATATACGCAATGACTTATCACTGTTATATCATAAGTCTCACGCCCAACTTAACAGGTATTTGACGTCGATAAAGTGTTTATTGTAAGCACTAGTTATTttactagtaataaataatataataattattatttttt encodes the following:
- the LOC123877966 gene encoding beclin-1-like protein produces the protein MSDTKSFVSFSCQRCLQPLKLDESLNNLGEHTIADLTLQIRRNTEADLDLQSSSLEHYVPPFRMSESGNGANGFMVISDGWETTSLGHQLHVKATLFDLLSNNSDVDHPLCDECTDTLLELMDNQLRLTENEWKDYTDYLKKLEDDKEDLNLDGLEKELDDWKQEQNRLLQELSALQKEEKAMKDEIVVQEKEKERLEVEQDIYWKEYTRYRKDLMTTEDQMKFYECQLSYTQAQLEKLKKTNIFKATFHISDSGQFGIINNFRLGRLPTAPVDWSEINAAWGQTVLLLSSLARKINFHFQRYRLVPYGNHSYIEILEDQKVLPLYGSSGFRFLWDTKFDAAMVAFLDCLQQFKEQVEKGNTGFCLPYRIDTDKWKIEDTASPPHAYSIKIQFNSEEQWTKALKYMLTNLKWALTWISSQFSEDKVEG